A single genomic interval of Eurosta solidaginis isolate ZX-2024a chromosome 3, ASM4086904v1, whole genome shotgun sequence harbors:
- the LOC137244029 gene encoding uncharacterized protein isoform X1 — MPDTYMLAFSYMLCTLKYVTKILCESTICYFQLETQQQRIRLHHRCSTTQRVLSLLLNTTSTVLNNAATSLTNEGTFPTTNENIMAILQTILQKHIDLEFRLTKIEEKLPELAEVMAQHWKKTHKIVCRISGEMENDTHTELSIVMPLTSLDSVYDIEKKLDSDDYQESMKSYIFMLKDASSDIIGVMRKLFSDNVLFNFNWDGVHGKRSLSKLKLVNSVLFDVFKLQGRIDFEDSMRRCLTLSRNRHKQRRYLSNKSSSATA; from the exons atgcccgatacatatatgcttgccttttcttacatgctatgtaccctcaaatacgtcacaaaaattttatgcgaatccaccatttgttattttcagcttgaaacgcaacagcaga ggatacgactacatcatcgatgtagcacaacacagcgcgTCCTTTCACTCCTCCTTAATACAACGAGTACCGTTTTGAATAATGCGGCTACTTCCTTAACCAACGAAGGAACATTCCCTACAACAAACGAAAATATAATGGCGatactacaaacaatattacagaagcatatcgacctggaatttagattgactaagattgaagaaaag CTTCCAGAATTGGCAGAAGTCATGGCTCAACATTggaagaaaacgcacaaaatagtatgccgtatcagcggagaaatggaaaatgatactcacaccgagctctctatcgttatgccactaacatcgttggattcagtttatgacattgagaaaaagttggactcagatgattatcaagaatcaatg aaatcatATATCTTTATGCTGAAAGATGCATCATCAGACATTATTGGAGTAATGAGAAAACTTTTCTCTGACaacgttcttttcaattttaactgggacggagtacatggcaaacgatctttatctaaactgaaactcgtgaacagcgtactttttg ACGTTTTCAAACTGCAAGGCAGGATCGACTTCGAAGACAGCATGAGACGGTGTTTAACGCTGAGCCGCAACCGGCATAAACAAAGGCGGTATCTGAGCAATAAATCCAGCTCTGCAACAGCATAA
- the LOC137244029 gene encoding uncharacterized protein isoform X2 → MDVPYYWCPVKIIDVNGEEKEFPLTKSDLSTYVPNRLALSFEAEELPELAEVMAQHWKKTHKIVCRISGEMENDTHTELSIVMPLTSLDSVYDIEKKLDSDDYQESMKSYIFMLKDASSDIIGVMRKLFSDNVLFNFNWDGVHGKRSLSKLKLVNSVLFDVFKLQGRIDFEDSMRRCLTLSRNRHKQRRYLSNKSSSATA, encoded by the exons atggat GTGCCGTACTATTGGTGTCCTGTGAAAATTATAGATGTAAATGGTGAAGAAAAAGAATTTCCATTGACAAAAAGTGATTTATCAACATATGTTCCCAATCGCTTAGCGCTGAGTTTTGAAGCAGAAGAG CTTCCAGAATTGGCAGAAGTCATGGCTCAACATTggaagaaaacgcacaaaatagtatgccgtatcagcggagaaatggaaaatgatactcacaccgagctctctatcgttatgccactaacatcgttggattcagtttatgacattgagaaaaagttggactcagatgattatcaagaatcaatg aaatcatATATCTTTATGCTGAAAGATGCATCATCAGACATTATTGGAGTAATGAGAAAACTTTTCTCTGACaacgttcttttcaattttaactgggacggagtacatggcaaacgatctttatctaaactgaaactcgtgaacagcgtactttttg ACGTTTTCAAACTGCAAGGCAGGATCGACTTCGAAGACAGCATGAGACGGTGTTTAACGCTGAGCCGCAACCGGCATAAACAAAGGCGGTATCTGAGCAATAAATCCAGCTCTGCAACAGCATAA
- the LOC137244029 gene encoding uncharacterized protein isoform X4: MAILQTILQKHIDLEFRLTKIEEKLPELAEVMAQHWKKTHKIVCRISGEMENDTHTELSIVMPLTSLDSVYDIEKKLDSDDYQESMKSYIFMLKDASSDIIGVMRKLFSDNVLFNFNWDGVHGKRSLSKLKLVNSVLFDVFKLQGRIDFEDSMRRCLTLSRNRHKQRRYLSNKSSSATA, translated from the exons ATGGCGatactacaaacaatattacagaagcatatcgacctggaatttagattgactaagattgaagaaaag CTTCCAGAATTGGCAGAAGTCATGGCTCAACATTggaagaaaacgcacaaaatagtatgccgtatcagcggagaaatggaaaatgatactcacaccgagctctctatcgttatgccactaacatcgttggattcagtttatgacattgagaaaaagttggactcagatgattatcaagaatcaatg aaatcatATATCTTTATGCTGAAAGATGCATCATCAGACATTATTGGAGTAATGAGAAAACTTTTCTCTGACaacgttcttttcaattttaactgggacggagtacatggcaaacgatctttatctaaactgaaactcgtgaacagcgtactttttg ACGTTTTCAAACTGCAAGGCAGGATCGACTTCGAAGACAGCATGAGACGGTGTTTAACGCTGAGCCGCAACCGGCATAAACAAAGGCGGTATCTGAGCAATAAATCCAGCTCTGCAACAGCATAA
- the LOC137244028 gene encoding protein transport protein Sec24C-like isoform X2, which produces MPRIMIKGGVWRNTEDEILKAAVMKYGKNQWSRIASLLHRKSAKQCKARWYEWLDPSIKKTEWSREEDEKQPPAPVTGKYQQPQQYDQAQRRLDPDQIPNPMNVIIENQKNAGGAFITNEQGLLPPLVTTKYVVEDQGNSSPRYLRSSLYCIPATADFLKTTALSSTLAVSPMARTVEGEYGPPIVNFGELGAIRCNRCKAHMQLVDAGRRFQCLMLPTAYFQHLGHTGQRVDKYERPELVLGT; this is translated from the exons atgccacgaattatgataaaaggtggtgtgtggagaaacactgag gatgaaatcctcaaagcagctgtaatgaaatatggcaaaaaccagtggtcacgtattgcatcactgctgcaccgcaaatctgccaagcaatgtaaggcacgctggtacgaatggcttgatcctagcataaagaagacagaatggtcacgggaggaggatgaaaag caaccacctgcacctgttactggtaaatatcaacagccgcaacagtatgatcaagcccaacgccgtttagatcccgatcagataccAAATCCGATGaacgttatcattgaaaatcaaaaaaacgctggtggtgcttttattactaatgaacagggtttattaccaccattggtgaccacaaaatatgtggtagaagatcagggtaactcctcgccacgttaccttag gtcgtctttgtattgcatacctgcaacagctgatttcttaaaaacaacagctttgtccagtACACTtgccgtctcaccaatggcacgcactgttgagggtgaatatgggccacccattgtaaattttggtgaattgggtgcaattagatgtaatcgttgcaaggctcatatgcaacttgtagatgctggtcgtcgtttccaatgtctaatgt tgccaactgcatatttccaacatttgggccacaccggacagcgtgtcgataaatatgaacgtcctgaacttgtattgggtacatga
- the LOC137244028 gene encoding protein transport protein Sec24C-like isoform X1 codes for MPRIMIKGGVWRNTEDEILKAAVMKYGKNQWSRIASLLHRKSAKQCKARWYEWLDPSIKKTEWSREEDEKQPPAPVTGKYQQPQQYDQAQRRLDPDQIPNPMNVIIENQKNAGGAFITNEQGLLPPLVTTKYVVEDQGNSSPRYLRSSLYCIPATADFLKTTALSSTLAVSPMARTVEGEYGPPIVNFGELGAIRCNRCKAHMQLVDAGRRFQCLMCKVTTDVPTAYFQHLGHTGQRVDKYERPELVLGT; via the exons atgccacgaattatgataaaaggtggtgtgtggagaaacactgag gatgaaatcctcaaagcagctgtaatgaaatatggcaaaaaccagtggtcacgtattgcatcactgctgcaccgcaaatctgccaagcaatgtaaggcacgctggtacgaatggcttgatcctagcataaagaagacagaatggtcacgggaggaggatgaaaag caaccacctgcacctgttactggtaaatatcaacagccgcaacagtatgatcaagcccaacgccgtttagatcccgatcagataccAAATCCGATGaacgttatcattgaaaatcaaaaaaacgctggtggtgcttttattactaatgaacagggtttattaccaccattggtgaccacaaaatatgtggtagaagatcagggtaactcctcgccacgttaccttag gtcgtctttgtattgcatacctgcaacagctgatttcttaaaaacaacagctttgtccagtACACTtgccgtctcaccaatggcacgcactgttgagggtgaatatgggccacccattgtaaattttggtgaattgggtgcaattagatgtaatcgttgcaaggctcatatgcaacttgtagatgctggtcgtcgtttccaatgtctaatgtgtaaagtaacaacagatg tgccaactgcatatttccaacatttgggccacaccggacagcgtgtcgataaatatgaacgtcctgaacttgtattgggtacatga